One segment of Phragmites australis chromosome 13, lpPhrAust1.1, whole genome shotgun sequence DNA contains the following:
- the LOC133889818 gene encoding probable alpha-amylase 2 isoform X1, which translates to MGQMVSDDKFEEQAARDGKGGIIKNGREILFQAYNWESHKHSWWSNLEEKVADLAKSGFTSVWLPPPTQSLSPEGYLPQNLYCLDSCYGSLDELKALLKKMNEHTVRAMADVVINHRIGTTQGSSGMYNRYDGIPISWDEHAVTSCSGGKGNKSTGDNFDGVPNIDHTQPFVRKDIIEWLIWLRKSIGFQDFRFDFTKGYAAKYVKEYIEESKPLFAVGEFWDSCEYSPPDYRLHYNQDKHRQKIINWIDSTGGLCAAFDFTTKGILQEAVKGELWRLRDPEGKPPGVMGWWPSRSVTFVENHDTGSTQGHWPFPSEHVMEGYAYILTHPGIPTVFYDHFYDQGASLHGDITKLMEIRKRQDIHSRSAVKILEARSDLYSAIIDDKLCMKIGDGSWCPSDPQWRLAASGRRYAVWHK; encoded by the exons ATGGGCCAGATG GTTTCGGATGATAAATTCGAAGAACAGGCGGCTCGCGACGGTAAAG GTGGCATCATTAAGAATGGGAGGGAAATTTTATTCCAG GCTTATAACTGGGAATCACATAAGCACAGCTGGTGGAGTAATTTAGAGGAGAAAGTTGCTGACCTGGCAAAATCTGGGTTTACGTCAGTATGGTTGCCTCCACCTACACAGTCATTATCTCCAGAAG GCTATCTACCGCAGAACCTTTACTGCCTTGACTCTTGTTACGGTTCCCTCGACGAGCTAAAAGCATTGCTTAAGAAAATGAATGAACACACTGTTAGGGCTATGGCAGATGTTGTTATAAACCATCGAATTGGGACTACTCAAGGATCCAGTGGGATGTATAATCGTTATGATGGTATCCCAATATCATGGGATGAACACGCTGTTACATCTTGTTCTGGTGGGAAG GGAAACAAAAGCACTGGGGATAACTTTGATGGGGTTCCCAACATAGATCATACCCAGCCATTTGTACGGAAAGATATTATTGAATGGCTGATCTGGCTTCGAAAATCCATTGGTTTTCAAGATTTCCGCTTTGATTTCACAAAAGG TTACGCAGCAAAGTATGTGAAAGAATACATAGAGGAATCAAAACCCCTTTTTGCAGTTGGGGAATTCTGGGACAGTTGTGAATATAGCCCCCCTGATTACCGACTTCACTACAATCAGG ATAAGCATAGGCAGAAGATTATTAATTGGATAGATAGCACTGGAGGACTTTGTGCTGCGTTTGATTTCACAACGAAGGGTATTCTTCAG GAAGCTGTCAAAGGAGAGCTGTGGCGTTTGCGAGATCCGGAAGGGAAACCACCTGGTGTGATGGGATGGTGGCCTTCAAGATCAGTTACATTTGTTGAAAATCATGACACAGGGTCAACCCAG GGTCATTGGCCTTTTCCATCTGAGCATGTCATGGAG GGATATGCTTATATACTCACACACCCGGGTATCCCCACAGTATTCTATGACCACTTCTATGACCAGGGAGCTTCTCTACATGGAGATATCACTAAACTG aTGGAAATCAGGAAACGCCAAGACATACATAGCCGATCCGCAGTCAAAATTTTGGAGGCGAGGTCAGACCTGTATTCTGCAATTATCGATGATAAGTTGTGCATGAAGATCGGGGACGGCTCGTGGTGCCCAAGCGACCCGCAGTGGAGGCTAGCGGCCAGTGGACGTAGATATGCTGTGTGGCACAAGTGA
- the LOC133889818 gene encoding probable alpha-amylase 2 isoform X2: MGQMVSDDKFEEQAARDGGIIKNGREILFQAYNWESHKHSWWSNLEEKVADLAKSGFTSVWLPPPTQSLSPEGYLPQNLYCLDSCYGSLDELKALLKKMNEHTVRAMADVVINHRIGTTQGSSGMYNRYDGIPISWDEHAVTSCSGGKGNKSTGDNFDGVPNIDHTQPFVRKDIIEWLIWLRKSIGFQDFRFDFTKGYAAKYVKEYIEESKPLFAVGEFWDSCEYSPPDYRLHYNQDKHRQKIINWIDSTGGLCAAFDFTTKGILQEAVKGELWRLRDPEGKPPGVMGWWPSRSVTFVENHDTGSTQGHWPFPSEHVMEGYAYILTHPGIPTVFYDHFYDQGASLHGDITKLMEIRKRQDIHSRSAVKILEARSDLYSAIIDDKLCMKIGDGSWCPSDPQWRLAASGRRYAVWHK, encoded by the exons ATGGGCCAGATG GTTTCGGATGATAAATTCGAAGAACAGGCGGCTCGCGACG GTGGCATCATTAAGAATGGGAGGGAAATTTTATTCCAG GCTTATAACTGGGAATCACATAAGCACAGCTGGTGGAGTAATTTAGAGGAGAAAGTTGCTGACCTGGCAAAATCTGGGTTTACGTCAGTATGGTTGCCTCCACCTACACAGTCATTATCTCCAGAAG GCTATCTACCGCAGAACCTTTACTGCCTTGACTCTTGTTACGGTTCCCTCGACGAGCTAAAAGCATTGCTTAAGAAAATGAATGAACACACTGTTAGGGCTATGGCAGATGTTGTTATAAACCATCGAATTGGGACTACTCAAGGATCCAGTGGGATGTATAATCGTTATGATGGTATCCCAATATCATGGGATGAACACGCTGTTACATCTTGTTCTGGTGGGAAG GGAAACAAAAGCACTGGGGATAACTTTGATGGGGTTCCCAACATAGATCATACCCAGCCATTTGTACGGAAAGATATTATTGAATGGCTGATCTGGCTTCGAAAATCCATTGGTTTTCAAGATTTCCGCTTTGATTTCACAAAAGG TTACGCAGCAAAGTATGTGAAAGAATACATAGAGGAATCAAAACCCCTTTTTGCAGTTGGGGAATTCTGGGACAGTTGTGAATATAGCCCCCCTGATTACCGACTTCACTACAATCAGG ATAAGCATAGGCAGAAGATTATTAATTGGATAGATAGCACTGGAGGACTTTGTGCTGCGTTTGATTTCACAACGAAGGGTATTCTTCAG GAAGCTGTCAAAGGAGAGCTGTGGCGTTTGCGAGATCCGGAAGGGAAACCACCTGGTGTGATGGGATGGTGGCCTTCAAGATCAGTTACATTTGTTGAAAATCATGACACAGGGTCAACCCAG GGTCATTGGCCTTTTCCATCTGAGCATGTCATGGAG GGATATGCTTATATACTCACACACCCGGGTATCCCCACAGTATTCTATGACCACTTCTATGACCAGGGAGCTTCTCTACATGGAGATATCACTAAACTG aTGGAAATCAGGAAACGCCAAGACATACATAGCCGATCCGCAGTCAAAATTTTGGAGGCGAGGTCAGACCTGTATTCTGCAATTATCGATGATAAGTTGTGCATGAAGATCGGGGACGGCTCGTGGTGCCCAAGCGACCCGCAGTGGAGGCTAGCGGCCAGTGGACGTAGATATGCTGTGTGGCACAAGTGA